The Hermetia illucens chromosome 2, iHerIll2.2.curated.20191125, whole genome shotgun sequence genomic interval acggaaaccctctgagatggcaatgccaacaccatattgagtgtgtgggttaccaaaatagagaagtttgtagccatttttaccgcgttcgcgttcaatgtcgcagcttttggtaccagaccatcgggtttcttgcagagcgcagatgtcaatgcagcTTTTCCTTGCAGCGGTGATTAGCGATTTGTTTGCACAAATTCTGCAAATTTGTGCAAGTGTGCAATGAGAGAatgagaaggtgctaatagaaaAGAAAGTGATTTCTGTATTGctagtggtagggggagagttgacgtttcttgcaactccttcaacacgcaagtgctgcaaggggaactgaaacactgcgaaagtggttgttatctatgaaaagatgaaagctgccatactgtcgtttggacatttcaaagcacctggcatggatggcatctattcagCAATGCTAAAAGAGGGCATGGAACAATTAGAAcaattgctaagaaatatttttctagcaagtcTTGCTTTGGGATATGTGCCTAccttttggcagaaggttaaggtagtcttcataccgacgcCTGGGAAgttgactattctaatccaaagaacttcagacagatcagcttgacttcattcttgctgaaagtttTGGAGAAATTGGTTGTGTGTCACATTCATGAGAACGCATTTAGGTGGCACTCacttaatgaaaatcaacatatttaacagcgtggaaagtcctgtgagtctgcttttcattctttggttacaaaaatagaggatgcaattCTGAAGAGTGAGTACGTGATGGAGTTCTTGTAAAACTATGTCCTGTGACAAAAGTAACGATGAAGAATAGGGCACCCAAAGCCAGGATTCTGGCAAATTTAGTTAAAAGCTCTGAACTCTAAAACAAACTTCCGAGAAACGTGGGGACCTTTGCGAAAGGAAAGAATTGCATCGATTCGTTTTTGTCAGAATCAACATCGCTTCGCTTACCAACGAATATAATTCCGATAAATTTCCTCAACTATATTTAGCAAGATATTTGCAtttctgaatttttaatttatatatttccaGGCATATATTGACAAAGACTCACCGGCCCGACGAAGTCTCATGATCCACATCGTGTCAGGTATCAATGATCATGATAAGGAAACCTTAGAATCCGTCAACCAGAGTACAAAGGAACCAACCTCACATCTTTTAATTACCGACTTGACTGTATTCAAGTCATCTAGAGAATTGTATCCAATTGCGAAACCCCATCTTGATATTACACCCAAAGGTGCAAGAAGTAAATTATAATTGTAACTTAACTTTGAAATGTGAATGTAATAGCTAATAACATAATATAGATGTGAAATAGAATAAAAATTGTGGCGTGAAAATATCTGTTTTAATTCTTGAACTATGGTGGGAGGACATTGCTGGACAAGCTGACCCAAGTTTCATGATAAGCTCCAGCAAATGAATGTGTATGTGTTACCCCTAATTGGAGTACCGCATGAGAACCTTAATAAAATGGTGTTGCAAAGATTCACGAGGCGTAGTCAAAATTCGATTATACGCGAGATTTAGCTGGACTTTCCAAATATAGGTATCGAAGGGTGGCATAGTGCCAAGTGTATTCAGTAGTTAATAAGCCAGGTTAGCAAAATTGTGTTGCACGTATCTCGTCATTATCATTGGCATGTGCTCGTAGAGGTCGGCGAAGAAAAAGATCAAGAAACTATAAATAATTTCATTCGATGTCTGATAGTGCATGTGAATACATCAGAATTGAAGTCGGAAGTGAGTTTGAAATTCCAAGTATTAATCAATAATCTTGTTCGAGGCGTTTTGTTGCTAGAACTTACATTTAAATAAAGGACAAGTGAACCTTAATATTGCCAATAGTAGCGAGTGGGATAAAACGGTCCCGGGAGGATTCCCCGGAAAAAGTGCTCATCAGAGACAAGTTAAAAATGctgaaaatggctaaaagtgcTGGAGTGTCGTCACAAAATCGTTTTCGGTTTTGGCTGATGAGGTTACTGTTCCCTCAATTCCCGAAAAGGAACAAgcaccaaaaaaaattaaagtaccACCAATAATTTTTACGGAGCTACAACGTGAGACTATTCTCGCCATTCTTGGGGAAttgaaaattgataaattttccattaaaattatttcaattggaCGCAGACTTTTGCTAGAGGATATTGCGAATTATGATAAGTTATTGGCTTACTTAACCgccaaaaacgtaaaatatttcacataccaacggccagaattgcgccCCATTAAAATATTGTTATCAGGGCTGCATGATATGCCCTGTGAACAATTGAAGAAGTATTTGAAGGCGGACCTCAACGTTCCCTGCTTGGGTGTAAAAAATCAATAGAAACGAGGAGGTGCTAAATAAAAGCGTTTATCTCCGAAGGGGGAGAACGAAAATGAGTTCACTCAGAGCGCATAAAGCCATTATGCACCCAGTACATTGTAGTTACTACGATAATAAAAGGCGTGGCCCCACGCAATGTACAAAATGCCAAATGTATGGGCATGGTTCTTCTCATTGTCATCTCTTTATGAACTGTATGATTTGTAGCGGCGATCATCACTTTTCCCAATGCGAAGTTAACGATCGAGAACCTGATCGCATCAAATGCGCGAACTGCGGAGAACGTCACTTACCCAGCGACAAAAATTGTAAACGACGAATCGAATATATTGATTTAAAACAAAAGCTGTCGCGGAACAGTGGAAAGCAGGTGAATGTCCGAAGCTTTCTTTCCTAATTTAGTGAGTACAAACTCCATTGCTAAAATTGGTGGAATATCCAAACCTACTTACAACTAAGTTGCACGTAATATTCTTCAACGTacggaaaatactcaactcaacgTTCAGTTAGCGAGTTTTAGTAATAATTCTTTCTCTGCACAGGAGCTTCTCCTTCTATTTTGCAAGAACTATCgagttgtaaaaataaaaatgaacaattcgatgttttagttaaattgactaaaaaattcctataaaattaacaaattttcGACATGTTTGATAtggaaaactgatttttttaggTATTTACCGTCGAGCAGTATTGATATTACATTAATTTCGGAAAGCGGCATGGGGATCAGTTCTTAGTGGAACAGCTGGACTGAACGGGGAGATAGGGAAAAGGTTGGATAGAGATCGACACAACCAGGAGTGTAAAAGGGTACGTTGGAGCAAAGGAAATTGCTGATTGTTTTAAAGGCGCCGATTGAGTTGTTATCCTAGTGGGCGTGCCACATAAACCTGGAATGACCCGAGATGATTtgttcaacaccaatgctggtatcgttcgcgaTTTAACTTCTGCCATTGCTAATTGTCCAAAGGCTTTAATTGCAAATATTACAAATCCTGTGAACTCATGCGTACCAATAGCCGCAGAAGCTCTAAAGTCCAAGTCGTCTCTTCGGTGTGAATATGATTTTATGTGTGATTTTGAAAGGAATATTCGATAGAGTTTTGGTATCTCGAAGAAAATGAATTAATAGATTATGTAATTATGCAACTCGTACTTTAATGGTCTAAAtatttttatccacaaacatAAACAGGACAACCATAAATACACGCCGAGCTCGAAGTGAATCAACGTGTAAGTGTTGTTTTTATCtcatttcgtttctttttttatattttttttctttgatttaatttaatttttcttttcgtctatataattttacttttcaatttccttttcttcatcatcatcaacggcgcaacaaccggaatcgggtctaggcctgtcttaataaggaactccagacatcccggttttgcgtcgaggtccactaattcgatatccttaaaagctgtctggcgtcctgaccaacgccatcgctccatcttatgcagggtctgcctcgtcttcattttctaccatagatattgcccttatagattttccgggtgggatcatcctcatccatacggattaagtgatccgcccaccgtaacctattgagccggattttatccacaaccggacggtcatggtaccgctcatagttttcgtcgttatgtaggctacggaattgtccatcctcatgtagggggccaaaaattcttctctcgaatgcggccaagatcCAATCTCCTTTTACTtttatatatttccttttttgtttggAGTGGATGAATACAACATGAattgtgaataattttttttatttgaggactttctctctcttcctcctctaTCAAACCTTAATAGGAACATCCTCTGAAATACTAGCCTGAGGATGTTAAGGATGGGAGGAAACCTCAGGAGCCGCACCTTAATaaatatctgaggcagaagaaactatgatcgggattgtgatctgtcgtggatcttccctctcgatcacggcactcaggtccggagacttacggctccacacgcgcggttgagccgttttttttatttttagctcgcgttctagtTGTCAtagttaggccgtcgcgaatttctTCGTTTGtagtctattttgaaatccggtgcggactatAGACGCGTTAATTTTGtgttaatgacacgtgagggatcaaagcgctcaaaagaccccccacattcccgagcctggctagcacagaggcgtgcaagaacgtgtcgaccgagcactttgatggagcttcagtctttgcgggcggaccttgaCGGTCAATTCCGTCACCACGTCGCCGCCGAACATAAGAAGGGCTTGAATTTGCGTCCCTCGAGAGTGCCTTCAATATTTGATAGATTTTAGCTTTTTGTGGACGAACGTAGAGCGTTTAAATCGGCTTGACAAACTGTACTGTGTTTCGCACATACGACACCAAGAATTTCCACTAAGGCGGGAATAAAGCAAAGAAGACATTTTTCCAAGAAGTCATAAAATGTCTTGTTGTATGATAAGTTTTGGTGGGCTGATTGACTAATAGAGACGGATGCTTAGGAAGATAATAAAGGCAACTCCATGGCTAAAACACCTTCTATAAGTTTACCCAACATTTGCACATCGCGATCGCAAGGAAGAATCGTATACTCATCCATAATTTCAAGAGCTTGTCCTGAGTACTCCCCACATTTTGGCAGTATAGGCTTTAGAGAGCATTACTGGTGATTCAACAACGACAATCCCTAAGAAGATAAAacagaaagaaataaaatatacattttaaaatatttattcatcatGTATTTTGCTAATATCTTCATAATCTACATTATTCACAATCCGACCCTTGAGCGGACCTTTTGCAATTTCAATTGTAacacaaaatttgttttcatttaattcTCGTAATATCGCAATACAACCACGGTAGGCACCGTTCAGCACATGTACCGGTTTCCCGATGGCAGGAATGACTGTCTCCAAATGAGCTTGATCTGCCTTGATCTTTTCGCCAGaatccaaaaattttattttcccgCGATATTTATCGATAACCTCTAGGACAACAGCTTTTTGTTTGTAATATTTCCCCTCGAATGCTTTGCTGATGAATTTGACAACGATGCCTTCGGCAAGCCAGTAGTCTTTACGGTTTTTCTTCTCCTTGGTCGTTTCCTCCATTTTCATGATCTCATCCAAAGCGGATTTTTTGTCAGTTTTACTAGATGAACGACTAGTTGATGGTTTGGGTTTCTTGAAAATAGAATCGTCGCGATTATCGCTATCAAGGGCTCTTTTGGATGTGGTGCCAAGCACTTCGGTTTCTGGTTTTCGTTTCGTGGACAATTTGATATCAAGTTTGAGAGGTGCATCTTCATCTTTTTTCAGTTCTGTGTAGACAGTTTCTGGTTCCTCTTTCTTGGCCTTTTCGAtttgtttttcaataaattccatCATTCGCTCTTGATCATCTTTAtccattttttccttctttttaacTTTTTCCTGTGCTTCTAACGCCTCTGGGCTTCGATCGACATATGTAATAAACCATCCTTTTTCAGTTTCATCAACAATACACTGTCCGGTACGCCCCAGCCATTTCACATAATCCGTGAGTGTAAGCCAGCGGGTAGCATTCATATGCAAGTGGTTCTTATCAGCAATGTATTCTTGATAGACCTTATTGCAGGAGACACGTTTTGTTCCAAATCTACGACGGAGAACTTCCAGGTAGCCATCGGAAAATTCCTTGGAGAAACTGTAGATGTATTTACCAGCATTGTCGGCGAAAAGGAGAAGTTGACGTTGATGTGATTCGCTCATTGTGTGGCACTTGAAACCGTTCTCGTCTCGACATTGTTTTTCACACATTTGACAGTACCAGCGGAGTTTCTGCAGGCCCTTTGCCTTCATTTTATTGGCCAGGTACTTGGGGGTACCCACTTCAGCGCGTCCCATTTTTGCAGTATTATTTTATctctacacaaaaaaaaaatattatttttagaaaatggAGGAACTTCCTTCAAAATTAGTCTTATTAAAAACGAACATTGACTTCCTCTAAAGCTAGCACTAATCTGAacttaaaattcatttttcaagataATTTGTACCTCTTGGCTTTTGGTTGTCATAATGTTAAAAGTAATTAAACACCCCTGATTGCAAATAAAAAGTTAATTCCTAGAGTTACGGCTAATTACATTTCTCCGCAGGTAAATTTAGGGCGTTTTCTTTTGCTCTTattgaattaaattatattatctTCTCGATTATATAATTGTTACCCTTTTGCTTGGAGCATAACCACTTTTCTGATGAAAGACACACGTGGtccccgaaacaattgtatgctaaagaaaataaaacaagtcggaataccagaagctggcgcttcgaatataaaggttttgtgtccatcttatgtgagaaactttctacgcacattttttcattcatatctgacccaaaatattccttcattattaaaagagggacgaagatggctacggtttcttaccaggtcagaggcaactctttagacgctgcctcacctctgccctgggagcagcgtgaccgaagcagctcgcaggtgttatacgccccattttataattcgcaaaacacgacaagggtacgaattataatcgacgtaaatccgcctacagttcagaccaatcttggccggagctagacaacTTTCttagggattcctaagtccacatccacttgatgccggaacggaccaaatggagagcaactggcctggacaccgtatagaggcagttcCAtgattttctcagatttttcggttgggttctCAGAATGAgtccgctaaagaaatcatAATTTTCGGGGATCAAGCCAAGCCagtagtacccacgatggagaataaaacctgggaaacgcctgctcaaccaacaccaacagctctactaccaaaccctatctccacctccacgtggtgaccgctgggagctctttcttaacgaaaagctacagacagagaaggatgaaggcgagtctcccgcgcctaaaaacgggacaaattgtaccaactggtcctccaggttgggggttgggtagggctgacaaccctacacggaaaacaacttgttacgaagtcacaacaggagcctcggactggacgaattatacaacgacgaacccagcaacgacaaaggaataacgatttgcgcattttctcatggaacgtgcgcttcctgtacagagatgaagctgctgagcagctagccgataccctgtcccaatatagcgcTGATGTAACGGCGTTACaccagatgcgttggacaggggccggtttcctggagaagagccgctacaacatatattattagcggccatccagtaaaccatgtgctcggagtaggtttcttagccagccaaaaaatgaaatctgctgttatcggctttgaaaacataagcgaaacataagctgaagccattcacaacacagccctttgcAACACCTataggagggaaatggatgccgcaataatcgcagtcaacagagatcctggagatgaagcttcaacaaatgatcttcacaatcacctgaagaacgttatcataattacggccacaaacatacagagtcggaacggctggtttgacgatgaatgtaagctagtaaccgaacggaagaatgctgcataccgagtaatgttttttcaaagaacgcgggcacgcccagagacttatcacgaactccggcgaacggagaagtggattcacagacggaaaaaggaagcctgggagaacaaacaggtctatgaactagaaaagtacagggagcaaccgcaccagacgcgcaagttttaccaacaagtcagcaggatgaagccttatacacctcgaagctcatcctgccgagacaaagagggaaatctgatttccgacagaatgggtatattggagcgatgggatgagtattttgatgaactgcttaacaaccaaaatatcctcgagttggaggtcccgccaactgaagacgacacacaaatgcttaaaaaccataagtcgccaggagccgatggaattacatccgaattggttaGATGTGGAGGTGACCCTGATCAATAtgcgaggcctgataaaagcagcaggatcactctcaagaccattcgacatcaacaacggtctacgacattgggatgccctatcatgcgtcctcttcaacctggccttggaaaaagtgatccgtgatgctggagTAAATACaaagggtacgatcctctttaagtgcagCCAacgactggcctatgctgaagatattgatatcatgagaagaacggcccgagacctacaaactcccttcatccagatcgagcaggcgacaattggtgcgagatcttctgctgcacatcaatgaaggcaagacaaaatatatggtagcaacgtcagcaccaaaaaccaaccaagcaacaacaccaaaccgcactggtcaaatggaaaaaataaagataggagactacaactttgagaccgttgataatttctcctatctagggtcgaaaatcacaaccgataacagctgcgacgaagaaatccgcgcacggttgttggcagccaacagagcctttttagCTTACAGAAAatgttccgctccaaacgtctcaccatagggtcaaagctcttactatacaagacaatgatcttgttagtctttatgtattcctcggagacttgggttcttaacaaaaagaaactgcaaactcttggccgcgttcgagagaagaatcctccgaagaatttttggccccctacatgaggatggacgattccgtagcctacgtaacgacaaaatctataccATGACCAAcaatttgtggataaaatccggcttaataggatacggtgggcgggtcacttaatccgtatggatgaggatgatccagcccggaaagtctataagggcaatatccatggtagaaaaagaagacgaggcagatcctgcctgagatggatcggtggcgtaggttaggacgccagacagcttttacgaatatcgaattggtggacctcggcgcaaaaccgggatgtctggagttccttattaaggcaggcctagaccggataccggttgttgcgccgttgtagGATGCTAAACTTGGCACCGATCATTACTCTCAAGTAACCAATGATCGATGCTGATTACCAGCCCAGATTGTTATCCttacgattggtaataagggccCCCTCCGTTTTTTTGTCCGTCAAGTCCAGTCcaaccattcgtaaccatgcttTGATAAAATGACTGGTTACACTTTTATAAAGTTTCACTTTCTTGGGGTGCTTCGCAACTACCACCATCCGCAGTTCGTCTGTAAAGCCAATCAACGTCGCAACCAATCAACAGGGGCCCCAATACGGAATCTTGAGTAACACCTGccatcaaaatatattttttcggcCCTAACTCTCAATTATCCgaactaagtaaccagggacagcCAGTTTAGTCAAGGTTGCTATTGCATCGGCCTTAGAACGGGCTCTCCGAAATCTATGCTCCCGCTTCGATAGAACACCTGCAGCCGCGaagaacggaagcagcctgttgtaaatCACCCTCTACAACACCTGCCCAATCCCGGAGGGTAATTATTCCCAATTCGTCCATAGATTTCCTATAACTCCTTCTCGGTCAGTCCGAAGATGGAGAAAACGTCCTATTGAAAGGTTCGCTGAGGTCCACTCTCTTCGTATTGTGgtaaaataattgcaattcttGTAAGAAGCCTCCTAAGGTTTTGTACATGCCTCAAATGAAAGGAACCTCTTGAAATGTACAAATGACAAGACCTTAGGCTACACAGTGGTGAAAGTAAAAGGACTTCGTCCGTACGTGGTGGCATCGTCAGCAACCAAAATAAAAGCAACAACAGCCAAAAGCACTTTCCAATTAAAAACAGTGAATTCTACAATTTCGTAAGCAGGCAAATTTATCTGGGGCACCGTAACCGTTAACAGTTACagcgaccgtttggttgtggataaaatcaggctctaCAGGCTGTTGTAGGCGACTAACCAACAGAATTCGTATGGGTGAAAATAGTCCAATCCGAAACATATCTATAGTAGGAAAAAAGAGGTGAAAGGGCCCGAGTTAGACGAATGTCATAGGACAGGATGGCAGGCAACTACTAGGGATATTTAATTGGTAGACTCCGGCGTAAAACTCGGATATCTGGTTTGGTGCTTTGATTTTAGGTTTCAATTGCAATTGCGACTCATAATTGGCAGCACCTTGTTCATCGCCGGCAAACCGAAACTCGCCTGACCGTCGATGTTCTTTTTTCGTGTTCATCCCCCTGACCACGACCTTGGGAGAACTCCTCTATGCGGATTGCCTTAAGGAAATTTGactcttcattttcttcagtttGAAATGGAGGGATGGAAGCCTCACGAGAACTTTCTGGAGTTGAGCATCGTTTATACATCGAGGAACAATGAACTATATAAGGCCTCCCAATATTAGGCTTTGCTAGATGTGAACAAGCTTTACTGCCTTTTCTCGCACATAGTCTAGGTGCCCCATGAAGCTAAACTCAAGGAAGTCAAGTAAACAGCCGCCAATTTTCGTTAAGTACTTTGCACAAATGTTTTACCTTAACTTCTCTAGATCCCAAGCGATCCCAATTAACAAAAGTAGGAAACTAAGCCTCTTAGTGCCACTCCAGAAAGTCGAACGTCAACCTTGAAACGAGTAAACAAATCAAAGAGGAAAATGTATGCACTCACCTCGAATATGTGATAAAAGTATTGAACCGATAAAGCGAAGCTCCTTCCAACAAAAATGTTTTATGCCACCAACAGCTCCCAATAACAAGATTCCTTCACCTATAACCCAGGAGCGATGTTTACCAAATTCACACTCAAGCACTTGACAGTAAAGTTGACAGCTTTCAATTTGACATTTTCCAGTGCTCTCAGGTTGAGTTTTGACAGTCAGATTTTTTTCGAGGTATTGCTTGGGAGAGTTATTGAgaaaaatgacgaaatctacagaaaaatatcaaaagcgATAGCTCAGTTCGATTTTCTCACGAAATATGCAAGAAACTACACTTTAAGGCGACTAAAGTAAAATACCATTAAATTCTCAATAGTCAATTTATTCGATAGAAAATTTCTTACTTATTCTAAATCATTGTTCATTAAAAATCACTCCACGCCCCAGTAGCACATTAAATCTTATTATCTTCCACAATATTATCACTCGAAAGGGAACCCAATTCAATTTGTAAACTTTCTAAATGTTTAAGCAATTCTTGGTCAGTGATCTGATCGGGCGGAGGCAGCTGGACAGTACTTGTCGGCACCGCAGGGAGTTCCTCCGGCTTCACGCTAATGTCTTCCTTGTCATTGGCAGCAGACACGTTATCGAGCATCAGATTTTGAAGTTCCTGTTCGAGAGCTTGCTCTTCAGCTTTGTCCATAGGCTGAACAGAGGAGATTGATTGTTCCACTTCGTCGTGTATCTCTAGAGTCTGAAAGTGGGCGTTCCATTAAGTAAAAAGTTGTGATTAAAATCGGGGCAAAGGACTTACTTCCTTGATTGTGTCCACTACTTCATCGATGCTGTCTGTATTCAATTTAGAACTTGAAAGCAGGGATTTCAGCGTTTTCGACCCTATCGAGTAGGCATCCAAAATCGATTCGTTGCCTCGAGTATCATGTATGCGAGCAAGCAGAGTTTGCACGTTATCTAAAGCTTTGCTGTGTTTTTCTGTAACAAGAGATTCCCTTAAGTTTCAACACCAATGTAAACAGCATCCCCACAGACCTAAATTGCTTTCCCATTTATGCTTCTTTCGCAAGTACGACTTGGCTACAACTCTCTTCCCTTGTCTTACGTTTTCCCTTGCCAGTCGGTCAAATTTCACGACTTCTGTTTCAATTTCCTCCATAGTTTGCAAGAGATCCGCCTCTGTTTGTTCTAAAGCAAATATTGCCTTGTCCGCGTCGGTTATTGGGGTGGCAGCTGAGTGTTTTTCTGAAATTCATGAAGA includes:
- the LOC119648720 gene encoding charged multivesicular body protein 7, which gives rise to MSKLGGELANLPECWSDDTRMDVLFSPFRPRKVNPENYDGKLKFWKDMIVRFCNEKGSPCVCQRELKWAFRRKDKLPCAVETVMADLVASKTLRPQSDFINDPQNTWSGWLVNSFVRKPLQWGLPRFQAPTEPQDVQYIHLDVLKSQSKDLKKILEKFAGTVVTFDKISETQGVELSKEGLFINLLNLQSMEKVYLEFKVVDGQRRIYLVKIPEKHSAATPITDADKAIFALEQTEADLLQTMEEIETEVVKFDRLARENVRQGKRVVAKSYLRKKHKWESNLEKHSKALDNVQTLLARIHDTRGNESILDAYSIGSKTLKSLLSSSKLNTDSIDEVVDTIKETLEIHDEVEQSISSVQPMDKAEEQALEQELQNLMLDNVSAANDKEDISVKPEELPAVPTSTVQLPPPDQITDQELLKHLESLQIELGSLSSDNIVEDNKI
- the LOC119648722 gene encoding DNA/RNA-binding protein KIN17, whose amino-acid sequence is MGRAEVGTPKYLANKMKAKGLQKLRWYCQMCEKQCRDENGFKCHTMSESHQRQLLLFADNAGKYIYSFSKEFSDGYLEVLRRRFGTKRVSCNKVYQEYIADKNHLHMNATRWLTLTDYVKWLGRTGQCIVDETEKGWFITYVDRSPEALEAQEKVKKKEKMDKDDQERMMEFIEKQIEKAKKEEPETVYTELKKDEDAPLKLDIKLSTKRKPETEVLGTTSKRALDSDNRDDSIFKKPKPSTSRSSSKTDKKSALDEIMKMEETTKEKKNRKDYWLAEGIVVKFISKAFEGKYYKQKAVVLEVIDKYRGKIKFLDSGEKIKADQAHLETVIPAIGKPVHVLNGAYRGCIAILRELNENKFCVTIEIAKGPLKGRIVNNVDYEDISKIHDE